From Heteronotia binoei isolate CCM8104 ecotype False Entrance Well chromosome 17, APGP_CSIRO_Hbin_v1, whole genome shotgun sequence, one genomic window encodes:
- the MAG gene encoding myelin-associated glycoprotein isoform X4 — MKVFYRTLPVFWMLLKGVLAGPWSAWMPENIAAFEGTCVVIPCRFNYPEELRPSVVHGIWYFNSPYPKNYPPVVYKSRTNIVHESYVGRTRLLGDLNTRNCTLQITRLSPELTGKYYFRGDLGGYNQYTYSEHCNLEIINKPTIVTPPEVVEGSEVELRCMVPDNCPEMKPIISWTNHEGLAQYSVYGQVEEEGGTWSLISMLKFLPSRENNHQELGCKVNYANTTFEFDSFSILDVKYVPRIVQANASTEVIQGSPVVMVCAVDSNPLALISWLREDDILYEEVGGSLTLRLENVTYLQDGIYTCVAENIYGKENHSMALTVMYAPWKPVVNVSVIAVEGDPLTILCSTQSNPEPIITIFKEKKVMKTVVYSSQLALEFSSVTHEDDGEYWCIAENQFGQTGSAFNLTIEFAPLILPESKCTAARDTVQCICAAKSNPEAVIIFKLPTRNVTVNETDREFVYSQKTGYTITSILTLRGEVDSQLYIVCSARNLYGTKDQQLQFHHSNSLMWAKVGPVGAVVAFAILIAVVCYVSQTRKNTDDTQEVTNGS; from the exons ATGAAGGTCTTTTACAGGACTCTCCCGGTCTTCTGGATGCTACTGAAAG GGGTTCTAGCTGGGCCATGGAGTGCCTGGATGCCAGAGAACATTGCTGCCTTCGAGGGCACCTGCGTGGTCATCCCCTGCCGCTTCAACTACCCTGAAGAGCTGCGCCCATCGGTCGTGCATGGCATCTGGTACTTCAACAGCCCTTACCCCAAAAACTACCCTCCAGTGGTCTACAAGTCCCGCACCAACATTGTCCACGAGAGCTACGTCGGGCGCACCCGGCTGCTGGGAGACCTGAACACTCGCAACTGCACTCTGCAGATCACCCGCCTCAGCCCGGAGCTGACTGGCAAATATTACTTCCGCGGAGACCTGGGCGGCTACAATCAGTACACCTACTCGGAGCATTGCAACCTTGAGATTATCA ACAAACCCACCATCGTGACCCCTCCAGAAGTGGTGGAAGGATCTGAGGTCGAGCTGCGTTGCATGGTGCCCGACAACTGCCCTGAGATGAAACCCATCATCTCGTGGACAAATCACGAGGGTTTAGCTCAGTATTCAGTCTACgggcaggtggaggaggaaggtggcacCTGGTCTCTCATTTCCATGCTCAAGTTCCTACCTTCGCGTGAGAACAACCATCAGGAGTTGGGCTGCAAGGTCAACTACGCCAACACCACCTTCGAGTTTGATTCTTTCTCCATTCTAGATGTCAAAT ATGTACCCCGTATCGTGCAAGCAAATGCCTCCACAGAGGTAATACAGGGCTCACCAGTGGTAATGGTGTGTGCTGTGGACAGTAACCCCCTGGCACTGATCTCATGGCTCAGGGAAGATGACATTCTGTACGAAGAGGTTGGTGGGAGCCTAACGCTTCGTCTGGAAAACGTAACCTACCTACAGGACGGCATCTACACTTGTGTGGCTGAGAACATCTATGGGAAGGAGAACCATTCGATGGCCTTGACCGTGATGT ATGCCCCTTGGAAGCCCGTAGTGAATGTGTCGGTGATAGCTGTTGAGGGAGATCCTTTGACCATCCTGTGCAGCACGCAGAGCAACCCAGAGCcgatcatcaccatcttcaaggagaAGAAGGTCATGAAGACCGTGGTCTACAGTAGCCAGCTGGCTCTGGAGTTCTCATCCGTGACACACGAGGATGACGGCGAATACTGGTGCATtgctgagaaccagtttggccaAACTGGCAGTGCTTTCAATCTGACCATTGAAT TTGCCCCCCTTATCCTCCCGGAATCCAAGTGCACGGCTGCCCGGGACACAGTGCAGTGCATCTGCGCAGCAAAATCAAACCCAGAAGCTGTGATCATCTTTAAGCTGCCCACCCGCAACGTGACAGTAAACGAGACCGACCGGGAGTTTGTGTACTCACAGAAAACCGGCTACACCATCACCAGCATCCTGACCCTGCGGGGGGAAGTGGACTCTCAGCTGTATATCGTCTGCTCCGCCAGGAACCTGTACGGCACCAAGGACCAGCAGCTCCAGTTCCACCACTCCA ACAGTCTGATGTGGGCAAAAGTCGGACCAGTGGGAGCAGTTGTAGCTTTCGCAATCCTCATAGCCGTAGTGTGTTACGTCAGCCAGACCAGGAAAAA TACGGACGACACCCAGGAAGTGACAAACGGCTCCTGA
- the MAG gene encoding myelin-associated glycoprotein isoform X2, with translation MKVFYRTLPVFWMLLKGVLAGPWSAWMPENIAAFEGTCVVIPCRFNYPEELRPSVVHGIWYFNSPYPKNYPPVVYKSRTNIVHESYVGRTRLLGDLNTRNCTLQITRLSPELTGKYYFRGDLGGYNQYTYSEHCNLEIINKPTIVTPPEVVEGSEVELRCMVPDNCPEMKPIISWTNHEGLAQYSVYGQVEEEGGTWSLISMLKFLPSRENNHQELGCKVNYANTTFEFDSFSILDVKYVPRIVQANASTEVIQGSPVVMVCAVDSNPLALISWLREDDILYEEVGGSLTLRLENVTYLQDGIYTCVAENIYGKENHSMALTVMYAPWKPVVNVSVIAVEGDPLTILCSTQSNPEPIITIFKEKKVMKTVVYSSQLALEFSSVTHEDDGEYWCIAENQFGQTGSAFNLTIEFAPLILPESKCTAARDTVQCICAAKSNPEAVIIFKLPTRNVTVNETDREFVYSQKTGYTITSILTLRGEVDSQLYIVCSARNLYGTKDQQLQFHHSNSLMWAKVGPVGAVVAFAILIAVVCYVSQTRKKKNMNQSSSFMQTENPPVIYSGDYKTPGNLEKSESKEICSLESH, from the exons ATGAAGGTCTTTTACAGGACTCTCCCGGTCTTCTGGATGCTACTGAAAG GGGTTCTAGCTGGGCCATGGAGTGCCTGGATGCCAGAGAACATTGCTGCCTTCGAGGGCACCTGCGTGGTCATCCCCTGCCGCTTCAACTACCCTGAAGAGCTGCGCCCATCGGTCGTGCATGGCATCTGGTACTTCAACAGCCCTTACCCCAAAAACTACCCTCCAGTGGTCTACAAGTCCCGCACCAACATTGTCCACGAGAGCTACGTCGGGCGCACCCGGCTGCTGGGAGACCTGAACACTCGCAACTGCACTCTGCAGATCACCCGCCTCAGCCCGGAGCTGACTGGCAAATATTACTTCCGCGGAGACCTGGGCGGCTACAATCAGTACACCTACTCGGAGCATTGCAACCTTGAGATTATCA ACAAACCCACCATCGTGACCCCTCCAGAAGTGGTGGAAGGATCTGAGGTCGAGCTGCGTTGCATGGTGCCCGACAACTGCCCTGAGATGAAACCCATCATCTCGTGGACAAATCACGAGGGTTTAGCTCAGTATTCAGTCTACgggcaggtggaggaggaaggtggcacCTGGTCTCTCATTTCCATGCTCAAGTTCCTACCTTCGCGTGAGAACAACCATCAGGAGTTGGGCTGCAAGGTCAACTACGCCAACACCACCTTCGAGTTTGATTCTTTCTCCATTCTAGATGTCAAAT ATGTACCCCGTATCGTGCAAGCAAATGCCTCCACAGAGGTAATACAGGGCTCACCAGTGGTAATGGTGTGTGCTGTGGACAGTAACCCCCTGGCACTGATCTCATGGCTCAGGGAAGATGACATTCTGTACGAAGAGGTTGGTGGGAGCCTAACGCTTCGTCTGGAAAACGTAACCTACCTACAGGACGGCATCTACACTTGTGTGGCTGAGAACATCTATGGGAAGGAGAACCATTCGATGGCCTTGACCGTGATGT ATGCCCCTTGGAAGCCCGTAGTGAATGTGTCGGTGATAGCTGTTGAGGGAGATCCTTTGACCATCCTGTGCAGCACGCAGAGCAACCCAGAGCcgatcatcaccatcttcaaggagaAGAAGGTCATGAAGACCGTGGTCTACAGTAGCCAGCTGGCTCTGGAGTTCTCATCCGTGACACACGAGGATGACGGCGAATACTGGTGCATtgctgagaaccagtttggccaAACTGGCAGTGCTTTCAATCTGACCATTGAAT TTGCCCCCCTTATCCTCCCGGAATCCAAGTGCACGGCTGCCCGGGACACAGTGCAGTGCATCTGCGCAGCAAAATCAAACCCAGAAGCTGTGATCATCTTTAAGCTGCCCACCCGCAACGTGACAGTAAACGAGACCGACCGGGAGTTTGTGTACTCACAGAAAACCGGCTACACCATCACCAGCATCCTGACCCTGCGGGGGGAAGTGGACTCTCAGCTGTATATCGTCTGCTCCGCCAGGAACCTGTACGGCACCAAGGACCAGCAGCTCCAGTTCCACCACTCCA ACAGTCTGATGTGGGCAAAAGTCGGACCAGTGGGAGCAGTTGTAGCTTTCGCAATCCTCATAGCCGTAGTGTGTTACGTCAGCCAGACCAGGAAAAA GAAAAACATGAATCAAAGTTCAAGCTTCATGCAGACAGAAAACCCTCCCGTCATCTACAGCGGAGACTACAAGACTCCAGGCAACCTGGAGAAATCAGAG TCTAAGGAGATCTgctccctggagagccactga
- the MAG gene encoding myelin-associated glycoprotein isoform X1, with translation MKVFYRTLPVFWMLLKGVLAGPWSAWMPENIAAFEGTCVVIPCRFNYPEELRPSVVHGIWYFNSPYPKNYPPVVYKSRTNIVHESYVGRTRLLGDLNTRNCTLQITRLSPELTGKYYFRGDLGGYNQYTYSEHCNLEIINKPTIVTPPEVVEGSEVELRCMVPDNCPEMKPIISWTNHEGLAQYSVYGQVEEEGGTWSLISMLKFLPSRENNHQELGCKVNYANTTFEFDSFSILDVKYVPRIVQANASTEVIQGSPVVMVCAVDSNPLALISWLREDDILYEEVGGSLTLRLENVTYLQDGIYTCVAENIYGKENHSMALTVMYAPWKPVVNVSVIAVEGDPLTILCSTQSNPEPIITIFKEKKVMKTVVYSSQLALEFSSVTHEDDGEYWCIAENQFGQTGSAFNLTIEFAPLILPESKCTAARDTVQCICAAKSNPEAVIIFKLPTRNVTVNETDREFVYSQKTGYTITSILTLRGEVDSQLYIVCSARNLYGTKDQQLQFHHSNSLMWAKVGPVGAVVAFAILIAVVCYVSQTRKKKNMNQSSSFMQTENPPVIYSGDYKTPGNLEKSEYGRHPGSDKRLLNKREDLGIDYANIDFTKLSTKDSYTLTEELAEYAEIRVK, from the exons ATGAAGGTCTTTTACAGGACTCTCCCGGTCTTCTGGATGCTACTGAAAG GGGTTCTAGCTGGGCCATGGAGTGCCTGGATGCCAGAGAACATTGCTGCCTTCGAGGGCACCTGCGTGGTCATCCCCTGCCGCTTCAACTACCCTGAAGAGCTGCGCCCATCGGTCGTGCATGGCATCTGGTACTTCAACAGCCCTTACCCCAAAAACTACCCTCCAGTGGTCTACAAGTCCCGCACCAACATTGTCCACGAGAGCTACGTCGGGCGCACCCGGCTGCTGGGAGACCTGAACACTCGCAACTGCACTCTGCAGATCACCCGCCTCAGCCCGGAGCTGACTGGCAAATATTACTTCCGCGGAGACCTGGGCGGCTACAATCAGTACACCTACTCGGAGCATTGCAACCTTGAGATTATCA ACAAACCCACCATCGTGACCCCTCCAGAAGTGGTGGAAGGATCTGAGGTCGAGCTGCGTTGCATGGTGCCCGACAACTGCCCTGAGATGAAACCCATCATCTCGTGGACAAATCACGAGGGTTTAGCTCAGTATTCAGTCTACgggcaggtggaggaggaaggtggcacCTGGTCTCTCATTTCCATGCTCAAGTTCCTACCTTCGCGTGAGAACAACCATCAGGAGTTGGGCTGCAAGGTCAACTACGCCAACACCACCTTCGAGTTTGATTCTTTCTCCATTCTAGATGTCAAAT ATGTACCCCGTATCGTGCAAGCAAATGCCTCCACAGAGGTAATACAGGGCTCACCAGTGGTAATGGTGTGTGCTGTGGACAGTAACCCCCTGGCACTGATCTCATGGCTCAGGGAAGATGACATTCTGTACGAAGAGGTTGGTGGGAGCCTAACGCTTCGTCTGGAAAACGTAACCTACCTACAGGACGGCATCTACACTTGTGTGGCTGAGAACATCTATGGGAAGGAGAACCATTCGATGGCCTTGACCGTGATGT ATGCCCCTTGGAAGCCCGTAGTGAATGTGTCGGTGATAGCTGTTGAGGGAGATCCTTTGACCATCCTGTGCAGCACGCAGAGCAACCCAGAGCcgatcatcaccatcttcaaggagaAGAAGGTCATGAAGACCGTGGTCTACAGTAGCCAGCTGGCTCTGGAGTTCTCATCCGTGACACACGAGGATGACGGCGAATACTGGTGCATtgctgagaaccagtttggccaAACTGGCAGTGCTTTCAATCTGACCATTGAAT TTGCCCCCCTTATCCTCCCGGAATCCAAGTGCACGGCTGCCCGGGACACAGTGCAGTGCATCTGCGCAGCAAAATCAAACCCAGAAGCTGTGATCATCTTTAAGCTGCCCACCCGCAACGTGACAGTAAACGAGACCGACCGGGAGTTTGTGTACTCACAGAAAACCGGCTACACCATCACCAGCATCCTGACCCTGCGGGGGGAAGTGGACTCTCAGCTGTATATCGTCTGCTCCGCCAGGAACCTGTACGGCACCAAGGACCAGCAGCTCCAGTTCCACCACTCCA ACAGTCTGATGTGGGCAAAAGTCGGACCAGTGGGAGCAGTTGTAGCTTTCGCAATCCTCATAGCCGTAGTGTGTTACGTCAGCCAGACCAGGAAAAA GAAAAACATGAATCAAAGTTCAAGCTTCATGCAGACAGAAAACCCTCCCGTCATCTACAGCGGAGACTACAAGACTCCAGGCAACCTGGAGAAATCAGAG TACGGACGACACCCAGGAAGTGACAAACGGCTCCTGAACAAGCGTGAGGACCTGGGCATTGACTACGCCAACATAGACTTCACCAAACTGTCCACCAAGGATAGCTACACCCTGACGGAAGAGCTGGCTGAATACGCTGAGATCCGAGTCAAGTGA
- the MAG gene encoding myelin-associated glycoprotein isoform X3 yields the protein MKVFYRTLPVFWMLLKGVLAGPWSAWMPENIAAFEGTCVVIPCRFNYPEELRPSVVHGIWYFNSPYPKNYPPVVYKSRTNIVHESYVGRTRLLGDLNTRNCTLQITRLSPELTGKYYFRGDLGGYNQYTYSEHCNLEIINKPTIVTPPEVVEGSEVELRCMVPDNCPEMKPIISWTNHEGLAQYSVYGQVEEEGGTWSLISMLKFLPSRENNHQELGCKVNYANTTFEFDSFSILDVKYVPRIVQANASTEVIQGSPVVMVCAVDSNPLALISWLREDDILYEEVGGSLTLRLENVTYLQDGIYTCVAENIYGKENHSMALTVMYAPWKPVVNVSVIAVEGDPLTILCSTQSNPEPIITIFKEKKVMKTVVYSSQLALEFSSVTHEDDGEYWCIAENQFGQTGSAFNLTIEFAPLILPESKCTAARDTVQCICAAKSNPEAVIIFKLPTRNVTVNETDREFVYSQKTGYTITSILTLRGEVDSQLYIVCSARNLYGTKDQQLQFHHSNSLMWAKVGPVGAVVAFAILIAVVCYVSQTRKNLRRSAPWRATDPGSTDDTQEVTNGS from the exons ATGAAGGTCTTTTACAGGACTCTCCCGGTCTTCTGGATGCTACTGAAAG GGGTTCTAGCTGGGCCATGGAGTGCCTGGATGCCAGAGAACATTGCTGCCTTCGAGGGCACCTGCGTGGTCATCCCCTGCCGCTTCAACTACCCTGAAGAGCTGCGCCCATCGGTCGTGCATGGCATCTGGTACTTCAACAGCCCTTACCCCAAAAACTACCCTCCAGTGGTCTACAAGTCCCGCACCAACATTGTCCACGAGAGCTACGTCGGGCGCACCCGGCTGCTGGGAGACCTGAACACTCGCAACTGCACTCTGCAGATCACCCGCCTCAGCCCGGAGCTGACTGGCAAATATTACTTCCGCGGAGACCTGGGCGGCTACAATCAGTACACCTACTCGGAGCATTGCAACCTTGAGATTATCA ACAAACCCACCATCGTGACCCCTCCAGAAGTGGTGGAAGGATCTGAGGTCGAGCTGCGTTGCATGGTGCCCGACAACTGCCCTGAGATGAAACCCATCATCTCGTGGACAAATCACGAGGGTTTAGCTCAGTATTCAGTCTACgggcaggtggaggaggaaggtggcacCTGGTCTCTCATTTCCATGCTCAAGTTCCTACCTTCGCGTGAGAACAACCATCAGGAGTTGGGCTGCAAGGTCAACTACGCCAACACCACCTTCGAGTTTGATTCTTTCTCCATTCTAGATGTCAAAT ATGTACCCCGTATCGTGCAAGCAAATGCCTCCACAGAGGTAATACAGGGCTCACCAGTGGTAATGGTGTGTGCTGTGGACAGTAACCCCCTGGCACTGATCTCATGGCTCAGGGAAGATGACATTCTGTACGAAGAGGTTGGTGGGAGCCTAACGCTTCGTCTGGAAAACGTAACCTACCTACAGGACGGCATCTACACTTGTGTGGCTGAGAACATCTATGGGAAGGAGAACCATTCGATGGCCTTGACCGTGATGT ATGCCCCTTGGAAGCCCGTAGTGAATGTGTCGGTGATAGCTGTTGAGGGAGATCCTTTGACCATCCTGTGCAGCACGCAGAGCAACCCAGAGCcgatcatcaccatcttcaaggagaAGAAGGTCATGAAGACCGTGGTCTACAGTAGCCAGCTGGCTCTGGAGTTCTCATCCGTGACACACGAGGATGACGGCGAATACTGGTGCATtgctgagaaccagtttggccaAACTGGCAGTGCTTTCAATCTGACCATTGAAT TTGCCCCCCTTATCCTCCCGGAATCCAAGTGCACGGCTGCCCGGGACACAGTGCAGTGCATCTGCGCAGCAAAATCAAACCCAGAAGCTGTGATCATCTTTAAGCTGCCCACCCGCAACGTGACAGTAAACGAGACCGACCGGGAGTTTGTGTACTCACAGAAAACCGGCTACACCATCACCAGCATCCTGACCCTGCGGGGGGAAGTGGACTCTCAGCTGTATATCGTCTGCTCCGCCAGGAACCTGTACGGCACCAAGGACCAGCAGCTCCAGTTCCACCACTCCA ACAGTCTGATGTGGGCAAAAGTCGGACCAGTGGGAGCAGTTGTAGCTTTCGCAATCCTCATAGCCGTAGTGTGTTACGTCAGCCAGACCAGGAAAAA TCTAAGGAGATCTgctccctggagagccactgacccGGGCAG TACGGACGACACCCAGGAAGTGACAAACGGCTCCTGA